A DNA window from Mucilaginibacter xinganensis contains the following coding sequences:
- a CDS encoding MORN repeat-containing protein gives MKTFAALTLLSLAIGNLNAQCTSGNCITGTGTYNYGWCIYTGEFKNSKPQGRGSMKYDDYTYTGHFENGLEDGEGIITHADGSRENVTYLAGKKVTSVLAKVAEKDYKPVVVQDVHCLSGDCITGYGTYQFPSGNKYTGMFNDRRREGRGIFYFAGGDKFEGEWLNNQKANGTYYFNTGAKYTGNYDSNGNEYNGIITSVTGMSIPYVNGRAVIPPAPVIPMGADLRGDTRQAKASTERVKMPCSVCFGTGKISKTEDWSNYGAAQGGSRETYRLERVYSSCYKCHGSGVE, from the coding sequence ATGAAAACTTTTGCCGCACTCACATTACTTAGCCTTGCCATTGGTAACCTAAATGCCCAATGTACATCAGGCAACTGTATTACCGGCACCGGGACCTATAATTATGGCTGGTGCATTTACACCGGTGAATTTAAAAACAGCAAACCCCAGGGCAGAGGCAGCATGAAGTATGATGATTATACCTACACCGGGCATTTTGAGAATGGGCTGGAAGACGGGGAGGGGATAATCACGCATGCCGACGGATCGCGGGAAAACGTAACGTACCTGGCCGGTAAAAAAGTAACCTCTGTTTTGGCTAAAGTTGCCGAAAAAGACTACAAGCCCGTTGTTGTACAGGATGTACATTGTTTAAGTGGCGACTGTATTACCGGTTACGGCACTTACCAGTTTCCGTCGGGCAATAAATACACCGGAATGTTTAATGACCGCAGGAGGGAAGGCAGAGGGATATTTTACTTTGCCGGCGGCGATAAATTTGAAGGAGAATGGCTTAATAATCAAAAAGCCAACGGAACTTATTATTTTAACACGGGGGCTAAATACACAGGTAACTATGATAGTAACGGAAATGAATATAATGGTATAATTACTTCGGTTACGGGCATGTCTATCCCTTATGTAAATGGTAGGGCCGTAATACCTCCGGCACCCGTGATACCAATGGGCGCCGACCTGCGGGGGGACACCCGCCAGGCCAAAGCCTCAACCGAAAGGGTTAAAATGCCGTGTTCGGTATGCTTTGGTACAGGAAAGATTTCCAAAACAGAGGATTGGTCTAACTACGGAGCTGCACAAGGTGGCAGTAGGGAAACCTACCGGTTAGAGCGGGTATATTCAAGTTGTTATAAATGCCATGGATCTGGTGTAGAATAA
- a CDS encoding tetratricopeptide repeat-containing sensor histidine kinase has translation MQPVIIEFQRKKNCLIVLCILFLVPISAFSQINRTADSLKYRISQTKDPNIKAKNYLQLSQLLSHREMDVAKSYLDSASKFGKLKMTAEVSMLLNKGYADYYDNTGKPDSVIKYANVSFELATKLGNRQVEAAALNLKGNAYMTKRNFKDAEAAYVDAMRIYSSQNNDLAVGNLYVNLGYLFQQQHLVTEAEKQYGEADIIFKKLENAGRLAQLYNNYGILYGENNQFLKSAQFFEASMRIREKLKDPLALANAYLNVGGINVLLKNYKKAEVNLLNAKMQFEKINNIQGVTSCLTNLGELYENTKDYKKAIAYCKESIALSKANHNNEDLENALINISNIYTKTGDYKTAYDYKDKLERLKDTIYQKSLTGQIAEMQTKFETEKKEQKIVLLNKENIIQKLSISSRNTTILIIILLFIFSILMGGLFYNRYKLKQDARLQAEVINQQTLASKGIIEAEECERKRIAAELHDGVGQLFTTVKMNLEILMERFLVRQPDADQLAEKTMAMVDESCIEVRSIAHQMMPNALIKSGLVSALRDFINKIPTDKLKIALETKGIDKSLESTTETVLYRVIQESVNNVIKHAGATSLDILLLCDAKEITVSIEDNGKGFDSVDKSKFAGIGLKNMISRVEYLKGTVDISSAPGKGTLVAIFIPLN, from the coding sequence ATGCAGCCAGTTATAATTGAGTTTCAAAGAAAAAAAAACTGCTTAATAGTTTTGTGTATTTTATTCCTGGTACCTATCTCCGCTTTTTCTCAAATAAACAGAACTGCCGATAGCTTAAAGTACAGGATAAGCCAAACTAAAGACCCTAATATCAAAGCCAAGAATTATCTTCAATTATCTCAATTACTGTCGCACCGTGAAATGGATGTTGCAAAAAGTTACCTGGACTCCGCCAGCAAGTTCGGGAAATTGAAAATGACAGCCGAGGTGTCAATGCTATTAAACAAAGGTTATGCAGATTATTATGATAATACCGGAAAACCTGATAGTGTAATTAAATATGCCAATGTAAGCTTTGAACTGGCCACCAAATTAGGAAACCGACAGGTTGAAGCCGCTGCGCTTAATTTAAAAGGCAATGCGTACATGACCAAAAGGAATTTCAAAGATGCCGAAGCTGCCTACGTTGATGCCATGAGGATATATTCATCCCAAAACAATGACCTTGCTGTTGGTAACCTTTATGTTAACCTCGGCTACCTTTTTCAACAGCAGCACCTTGTTACCGAAGCTGAAAAACAATACGGCGAGGCAGACATAATTTTTAAAAAACTGGAAAATGCCGGCAGATTGGCCCAACTATACAATAACTACGGCATTTTATATGGCGAAAACAATCAATTTCTTAAGTCGGCGCAGTTTTTTGAAGCCTCAATGCGTATTCGCGAAAAATTGAAAGACCCGCTCGCGTTAGCAAACGCTTATTTAAATGTAGGTGGCATTAACGTGTTGTTAAAGAACTATAAAAAGGCCGAAGTAAACTTGTTGAATGCGAAAATGCAATTCGAAAAAATAAACAACATCCAGGGAGTAACCAGTTGCTTAACCAACCTGGGCGAATTGTATGAAAACACAAAGGACTATAAAAAGGCTATTGCTTATTGTAAAGAATCAATAGCACTTTCTAAGGCAAATCATAACAACGAGGACCTGGAGAATGCGCTGATCAACATTAGTAATATTTATACCAAAACGGGAGACTACAAAACTGCGTACGACTATAAAGACAAGCTGGAGCGCTTGAAGGACACCATCTATCAGAAAAGTCTAACGGGCCAGATCGCAGAAATGCAAACCAAATTTGAGACAGAAAAAAAGGAGCAAAAAATTGTATTGCTGAACAAAGAAAATATTATACAAAAACTCTCTATCTCAAGTAGAAATACTACCATATTAATCATCATATTATTATTTATATTCTCAATATTAATGGGCGGTCTATTTTATAACCGCTATAAGCTTAAACAAGATGCCCGCTTACAGGCGGAAGTGATCAATCAACAAACGCTGGCTTCTAAAGGTATAATTGAAGCTGAAGAATGCGAACGCAAGCGTATAGCCGCCGAATTGCACGATGGTGTAGGGCAATTGTTCACTACCGTTAAAATGAACCTGGAAATTTTAATGGAGCGTTTCCTGGTGAGGCAACCGGACGCCGATCAGCTGGCTGAAAAAACAATGGCGATGGTTGATGAAAGTTGTATTGAAGTAAGATCTATAGCCCATCAAATGATGCCGAATGCTTTAATTAAAAGTGGACTGGTGTCTGCCCTGCGCGACTTTATCAATAAAATACCAACTGATAAGTTAAAAATAGCACTCGAAACCAAGGGGATTGATAAATCACTGGAAAGTACCACCGAAACAGTATTATACAGGGTGATACAAGAATCTGTAAACAACGTGATTAAACACGCAGGTGCTACATCACTTGATATTTTGTTATTGTGCGATGCTAAGGAAATAACGGTATCAATTGAAGATAATGGTAAAGGGTTCGATAGTGTGGATAAAAGTAAATTCGCGGGTATTGGTTTAAAAAATATGATTAGCAGGGTAGAATATTTGAAGGGAACGGTAGATATATCTTCTGCTCCTGGTAAAGGAACCTTGGTTGCCATCTTTATCCCTTTGAATTAG
- a CDS encoding response regulator: protein MEKTDPKRIFIVDDHQMVIDGINLMIEGRPEFLTVGESTQPLAVLELLANIPADILITDVGMPGMSGVELARAVKNKFPHIKILALSMFGDSQIIAEMIDAGISGYILKNAGKKELVEALTKISDGQNYFGQEITLQLMKSFKRNQEETKLTDREVEIIRMIEKDMTTREIAETLFISERTVETHRKNILHKTNTQTVVGLLKYAYERKII from the coding sequence ATGGAAAAAACCGACCCCAAGCGTATTTTTATAGTGGATGACCACCAGATGGTGATTGACGGCATTAACCTGATGATTGAAGGCAGGCCTGAATTTTTAACTGTTGGTGAAAGTACGCAACCGCTTGCTGTTTTAGAATTGTTGGCTAATATTCCGGCAGACATTTTAATTACCGATGTGGGCATGCCCGGTATGAGTGGTGTTGAACTGGCCCGGGCTGTAAAAAACAAATTCCCTCACATCAAAATACTTGCCCTTTCAATGTTTGGCGACAGCCAAATTATTGCAGAAATGATTGACGCCGGCATTTCCGGGTATATCTTAAAAAACGCGGGAAAAAAAGAACTGGTTGAAGCCCTGACAAAGATTTCAGACGGGCAAAATTACTTTGGCCAGGAAATTACCTTACAGTTGATGAAATCCTTTAAACGCAACCAGGAAGAAACTAAACTTACCGACCGGGAAGTAGAAATTATCCGGATGATTGAAAAGGATATGACCACCAGGGAGATTGCGGAAACCCTGTTCATCAGCGAACGTACCGTAGAAACCCATCGTAAAAATATCCTCCATAAAACCAATACACAAACGGTTGTTGGTTTACTCAAATACGCGTACGAAAGAAAGATCATTTAA
- a CDS encoding IPT/TIG domain-containing protein, with amino-acid sequence MKNFTPVLRIAVSCFLIVSAIISCKKDNQTNPPPAVKPVVTNVQPKDPMPGDVVTITGTGFGSIATDVKVTIGAQVVTITSVTTTEIKFTLPAGITAGDIAVAIKNVIANNTDPQKATITPKPSLVPAATITSINPTSGKVGDVVTITGTNFSATATDDVVKFNGVTATVSAATTTALTVSVPATATTGTISLSVKSAAIITGPSFTINTSTGGTGSPINYIKVLGGTATVSKIASAPAEIGAMVVDKKNNVLYYADYTVFAASHAGTVYKLKLDGSAPTPLTTDSRINTVFNLGVDATGNVIVFTGVDKQGINVNVYKVDPGTGSVTGLATNVNLGGGNYPLVVDSQGGIWNGYGQKLNTATNKFDRNATFPYTSYTSTFYQGDGIYVDNASGTDVGFVKYNLLTKNGTSTDFTLQALFKQDNADIGSNSHSLDVQSRYAIDNSENFYALYPIAGDAASFYNDYYVIRKTKNGTAAASSLLLKFTTPFNVPAYTQPRSNIGLLFQSDGAGNLYMKDNGTDIIKIIQ; translated from the coding sequence ATGAAAAATTTTACTCCTGTTTTAAGAATTGCTGTTTCCTGTTTTTTAATAGTAAGCGCCATTATTTCCTGTAAAAAGGATAATCAAACCAACCCGCCCCCCGCTGTAAAGCCCGTGGTTACCAATGTGCAACCGAAAGATCCTATGCCCGGTGATGTGGTAACCATTACCGGAACCGGCTTTGGTTCAATAGCCACTGATGTAAAAGTAACCATCGGTGCACAGGTCGTTACCATAACATCGGTTACAACTACCGAAATCAAATTTACACTGCCAGCTGGGATAACTGCAGGCGATATTGCCGTGGCGATTAAAAATGTAATAGCCAATAATACAGACCCTCAAAAGGCTACAATTACTCCTAAACCATCGCTGGTTCCGGCAGCAACTATCACATCTATTAATCCAACATCGGGAAAAGTGGGTGACGTTGTAACTATTACAGGCACAAATTTCAGTGCAACCGCAACAGATGATGTAGTAAAGTTTAACGGGGTAACTGCTACGGTAAGCGCTGCTACCACTACCGCATTAACTGTTAGTGTGCCCGCCACAGCAACAACGGGCACAATCTCTTTAAGTGTAAAGAGCGCAGCCATAATTACCGGTCCTTCGTTTACCATTAATACTTCAACAGGCGGTACAGGTTCACCTATAAACTATATTAAAGTTTTAGGCGGAACAGCCACAGTTTCTAAAATAGCTTCTGCACCGGCAGAAATCGGCGCAATGGTAGTCGATAAAAAAAATAATGTGCTTTATTATGCTGACTATACAGTTTTTGCTGCTTCACACGCGGGCACCGTTTATAAATTGAAGCTGGACGGCAGCGCGCCCACACCCCTCACTACTGATAGCCGCATAAACACCGTATTTAATTTAGGGGTAGATGCGACTGGTAATGTGATTGTGTTTACAGGCGTAGATAAACAAGGCATTAATGTAAATGTGTATAAAGTAGATCCGGGGACAGGATCTGTTACCGGGCTTGCCACCAATGTAAATCTGGGTGGGGGTAACTATCCCTTAGTCGTAGATTCACAAGGAGGTATCTGGAATGGATATGGCCAAAAACTAAATACCGCAACTAATAAATTCGACCGAAATGCTACCTTTCCTTACACCAGCTATACCAGCACTTTTTACCAGGGCGATGGAATTTATGTTGACAATGCGTCAGGCACAGATGTTGGCTTTGTTAAATACAACCTTTTAACCAAAAATGGCACATCGACAGATTTTACCTTGCAAGCCCTGTTTAAGCAGGATAACGCCGATATAGGCAGCAACAGCCACAGTTTGGATGTGCAGTCAAGATACGCTATAGATAACAGCGAAAATTTTTATGCCTTATATCCTATTGCCGGTGATGCAGCGTCTTTTTATAATGATTACTATGTAATTCGCAAAACTAAAAATGGCACAGCCGCAGCCAGTTCACTACTGCTCAAATTTACAACGCCATTTAATGTGCCGGCTTATACTCAGCCGCGATCAAATATCGGCCTTTTGTTCCAGTCAGATGGTGCAGGTAATTTATACATGAAAGATAACGGAACTGATATAATTAAGATTATTCAATAA
- a CDS encoding S8 family serine peptidase, whose protein sequence is MFNYRNSIHVSFSYPGKLIIASLILLNPFITNCFGQKLKNAPGSPLPIHTYPITDSLNVLLADRNHIRALKEQLKKDLLSDLGHFEIRDTAVLKSYYRILGDLAFYERNNDQALAYYDTLRTLEVKPAAQATSALVKRSLIASGDPESADYMVNFHAVFTKKINAIAYESAASSLQRIRQQYANLTAAEYVKIAASDLNPPIANGPLSIRNLDYVLFLFYEMHDFDKVSKVVTLVMDSVTRAAARKQVNIWPARELTLPPGKPYTPVVICVFDLGTDISVFKDRLYTNKKEKIDGLDNDHNSYVDDVHGVAYDLQENKDSHLLMPLTAERQKSYPDAVKLLKGYGDDEAGIESTEFRYFKDVTTKANVVQRDSIWNLINLVADYVHGTHVAGIAMRGNPYARLLTVRFSEDVGFTPDAKSPAVETELKVAKNLKDLVKYWKAANVRVVTMSWGYFISDYQTDIAKYNPKMPADEQKNLAVKLWTMRKNALYEAFSSAPGILFVASNGNKNSNSDMDLRYPAALDIPNMIGVGSVNSAGLETDFTATGKKVAIHANGYLVESFAPGGSKILLSGTSMATPYIANLAAKLIAMKPSLSPAEVITLIKKGADISADGRIKLVNPKRSFELLTALK, encoded by the coding sequence ATGTTCAATTATCGCAATTCAATCCATGTTAGCTTTTCGTATCCCGGGAAATTAATCATCGCATCTTTAATTTTACTTAACCCGTTTATTACTAACTGTTTCGGGCAAAAATTAAAAAACGCACCCGGCTCGCCGCTGCCCATCCACACTTATCCAATTACCGACAGCCTGAATGTTTTGCTGGCAGATAGAAACCATATCAGGGCGCTAAAGGAACAGTTGAAAAAAGACCTTTTGTCGGACCTGGGCCATTTTGAAATACGGGACACCGCCGTTTTAAAATCATATTATCGGATTTTAGGCGACCTTGCCTTTTATGAAAGGAATAATGATCAGGCATTGGCCTATTATGACACCTTAAGAACGCTGGAAGTTAAACCCGCTGCCCAGGCAACAAGTGCTTTGGTTAAAAGATCATTAATAGCGTCCGGCGATCCGGAATCGGCTGATTACATGGTCAATTTCCACGCTGTGTTTACAAAAAAGATAAATGCCATCGCTTATGAGTCTGCTGCGTCGTCATTGCAGCGCATAAGGCAGCAATACGCCAACCTCACCGCAGCTGAATATGTTAAAATAGCTGCAAGTGATTTAAACCCGCCAATTGCTAATGGACCGCTTTCTATCAGGAACCTGGATTACGTGTTATTCCTTTTTTATGAAATGCACGATTTCGACAAAGTCAGCAAGGTAGTTACCTTAGTTATGGATAGTGTAACCCGTGCCGCAGCACGCAAACAGGTGAATATATGGCCCGCACGCGAGTTGACCCTGCCACCGGGAAAGCCTTACACGCCGGTAGTTATTTGTGTTTTTGACCTCGGTACCGACATATCTGTTTTTAAAGACAGGTTATATACCAATAAAAAAGAGAAGATTGACGGCCTGGATAATGATCATAATAGTTATGTGGATGATGTTCACGGTGTGGCGTACGATTTACAGGAAAATAAAGACAGCCACTTGCTGATGCCTTTAACAGCAGAAAGGCAAAAATCGTACCCGGATGCCGTAAAGCTGCTGAAGGGCTATGGCGACGATGAAGCCGGCATAGAAAGCACTGAATTCAGGTACTTCAAAGATGTAACCACCAAAGCAAATGTGGTACAACGCGATTCCATTTGGAACTTGATTAATCTTGTTGCCGACTATGTGCATGGCACCCACGTAGCAGGAATTGCGATGCGTGGTAACCCGTATGCCAGGTTACTTACGGTAAGATTTAGTGAAGATGTAGGATTTACACCGGACGCAAAATCTCCTGCTGTAGAAACAGAGTTGAAAGTGGCCAAAAACTTGAAAGACCTTGTAAAATACTGGAAGGCGGCCAACGTTCGTGTAGTTACCATGAGTTGGGGCTACTTTATCAGCGACTATCAAACTGATATTGCCAAATACAACCCAAAGATGCCCGCAGATGAGCAAAAAAACCTTGCTGTAAAATTATGGACCATGCGTAAAAACGCCCTTTACGAAGCGTTCAGTTCTGCACCCGGGATTCTTTTCGTAGCCTCCAACGGGAATAAAAATTCTAACTCGGATATGGATTTAAGATATCCTGCCGCGCTTGATATTCCAAATATGATAGGCGTTGGCTCAGTTAACAGCGCAGGTTTGGAAACTGATTTTACTGCCACCGGGAAAAAGGTTGCAATCCATGCAAACGGGTACCTGGTTGAAAGCTTTGCACCTGGAGGCTCTAAGATCTTGCTATCCGGCACCTCAATGGCTACGCCTTATATAGCTAACCTGGCGGCGAAACTTATCGCAATGAAACCATCGCTTAGCCCGGCAGAAGTAATTACGCTGATCAAAAAGGGAGCCGACATTTCAGCCGACGGACGCATTAAACTGGTTAACCCAAAACGTTCCTTTGAATTGTTGACCGCATTGAAATGA
- a CDS encoding DUF2306 domain-containing protein: MKRDDNSPGNFPIAPLFPVNAKIILYFFIGILFISVLLFTELPLITVNNDNHRRMAEMLWLIFPHALCGVTALIAGPLQFSSRVRKTNPLLHRRLGTVYICAVLAASVLALIIQEKYPVPGSGVHLESAGTAQAILWFVTTLIAYAAAINGQIAAHKVWMSRSYGITLIFVLSRVLNPLPFYSRITPDDFSIVLWSLMLFALVVPELLLNGREIFTRKKSYRIKLQNR, from the coding sequence ATGAAACGCGACGATAATTCACCTGGGAATTTTCCCATAGCTCCGTTATTCCCTGTAAACGCCAAAATAATATTATACTTTTTTATCGGCATTTTATTTATATCGGTTTTGCTTTTTACCGAGTTGCCGCTCATTACCGTCAATAACGATAACCACAGGCGGATGGCAGAGATGCTATGGCTAATATTTCCGCATGCTTTATGCGGCGTAACTGCGCTTATCGCGGGGCCGTTGCAATTCTCGTCGCGGGTGCGCAAAACAAACCCGCTGTTGCACCGCAGGCTTGGCACAGTTTACATTTGCGCTGTTTTGGCTGCTTCGGTGCTGGCGCTGATTATCCAGGAAAAATACCCGGTTCCCGGAAGCGGAGTTCACCTGGAATCAGCGGGGACTGCACAGGCTATACTTTGGTTTGTAACAACGCTTATTGCTTATGCCGCCGCAATTAACGGGCAGATCGCAGCGCATAAGGTTTGGATGAGCAGGAGTTATGGAATCACTCTCATCTTTGTTTTGTCGCGCGTGCTAAATCCGCTTCCTTTTTACAGCAGGATAACACCCGACGATTTTAGTATTGTGCTATGGTCATTAATGCTTTTTGCGCTGGTTGTTCCGGAATTACTGCTAAATGGAAGGGAAATATTCACCCGCAAAAAAAGTTACCGGATTAAATTGCAAAACCGCTGA
- a CDS encoding cupin domain-containing protein, translating into MKKDMSVSRRNWVQNMAMATAGVGLAQFAFGREQTQSRDEQKDSQPLLPFYLPPQQPLQPGSGGIDIRTWVRSSKTNMQFSCVETAVAPRTMGPAPHVHKGLDELMLVLEGTATVIVDGNVEEIRAGGWHFRPRKLEHTFWNGSEKPLRFIDMYFNQNFEDFLEELFHQIFPDMVKNNLSPQDPQIAARLKNLDKRFGITTFPEKRQPIIEKYGLKG; encoded by the coding sequence ATGAAAAAAGACATGAGCGTGTCAAGACGCAATTGGGTGCAAAACATGGCAATGGCTACAGCGGGTGTTGGCCTGGCACAGTTTGCTTTCGGCAGGGAACAAACCCAAAGCAGAGATGAACAAAAGGACTCCCAGCCCCTTTTACCTTTTTATTTGCCGCCGCAACAACCTTTGCAGCCGGGCTCCGGCGGAATTGACATCCGTACCTGGGTAAGAAGTTCGAAAACAAACATGCAATTTTCGTGCGTGGAAACAGCAGTTGCCCCCCGCACCATGGGGCCCGCACCGCATGTTCATAAAGGACTGGACGAATTGATGCTGGTACTTGAAGGAACTGCTACCGTTATAGTAGATGGCAATGTGGAAGAAATCAGAGCCGGTGGCTGGCATTTCAGGCCGAGAAAACTTGAGCACACATTTTGGAATGGGTCTGAAAAGCCGCTTCGGTTTATTGATATGTATTTCAATCAAAATTTTGAAGATTTTTTGGAAGAACTATTTCACCAGATCTTCCCGGATATGGTGAAGAATAACCTGTCGCCGCAAGACCCTCAAATTGCCGCCAGGTTAAAAAATCTGGATAAGCGGTTTGGGATAACAACCTTCCCCGAAAAAAGACAGCCAATTATTGAAAAATATGGTTTAAAGGGTTAA
- a CDS encoding winged helix-turn-helix transcriptional regulator, whose protein sequence is MSAKELYVGCPVQHARKYLGGKWQIAILSNLKKQPARFVELKNMLPGISDKVLSQDLQFFEQAGIVQKEIFACIPPRVEYKLTPQGLTLIPVIETIVKWGYCHLQEEKVNRSTRSTPASVIADIEAMLAK, encoded by the coding sequence ATGTCAGCAAAAGAATTATATGTTGGGTGCCCCGTGCAGCACGCGCGGAAATACCTGGGCGGGAAATGGCAAATTGCCATACTTTCAAATTTGAAAAAGCAGCCAGCGCGATTTGTGGAATTGAAAAATATGCTGCCGGGAATTAGTGATAAAGTATTGTCGCAGGACTTGCAGTTTTTTGAACAGGCAGGGATCGTTCAAAAAGAAATATTTGCCTGTATTCCCCCAAGGGTAGAATACAAGCTTACGCCCCAGGGTTTAACGCTCATCCCGGTTATTGAAACGATAGTTAAATGGGGCTATTGTCATTTACAGGAAGAAAAAGTTAACCGGTCAACACGTTCAACCCCGGCAAGTGTGATTGCCGATATTGAAGCCATGTTAGCCAAATAA
- a CDS encoding M1 family metallopeptidase — protein MHTTLRYSNFLKFAALTLLTFACHLSFGQSKYNPSDLFPALPILPAGNEYRAATGEPGPAYWQNQSDYVIDVSLDDKNNLVTGTVTVTYTNNSPKALSALWMQLEQNVYKKDSKGVLAGLFLYKNPEEKITDGGFDITDIKLNDNNGAKIDYQVYDTRMQLHLPQTLKSGQKISFSIHYSYRFPVNYKNADFQVNRTDLLQTKDGNIYAVAQWYPRMCVLDDVEGWNTLPYLGNGEFYLDFGNFNVNITLPSSYIVEASGDLLNPEEVLTPEQLKRWKLAKDSSEPVFIRSAKEVKDAGSRPAKPTCTWKFKMDNTRDFAWTASKSFIWEALSFPVSDEKRIMACSLYPAESLKPNSWARSSEYVKFTLQYFSKKWLTYPFNKAVNVASNLDGMEYPGMVFCAAKDTGNMYWAVVNHELGHTWFPMVVGSNERKYAWMDEGFNLFMDNMATKEFNKGEFIGYKEIDIPVTALFADTLKPIITRPDAIPGNQVYTIEYQKVAYLLALLRNQVLGAGRFDRAFSQYIRNWAYKHPTPFDFFRSINNSTGEDLTWFWKSMFIENFKLDQKITRVENSAKNKTRIAIENMEKAVMPLVVEITYASGQKELRTFPVEIWEYTHSYTFTANKAEPVTKVIIDPEQVYPDVDRTNNVYQAN, from the coding sequence ATGCATACAACTTTACGTTACAGCAATTTCCTCAAATTTGCAGCCCTCACCCTTTTAACTTTTGCCTGTCATCTGTCATTTGGCCAATCAAAGTACAATCCGTCTGATTTATTCCCGGCGCTACCGATTTTACCGGCGGGTAATGAGTACCGGGCAGCCACCGGGGAGCCAGGCCCTGCGTACTGGCAAAACCAGTCGGATTATGTAATAGATGTAAGCCTTGATGATAAAAATAACCTGGTAACGGGAACCGTAACAGTAACCTATACCAATAATAGCCCTAAAGCGCTTTCTGCTTTGTGGATGCAGCTGGAACAGAATGTGTATAAAAAAGATTCAAAAGGCGTGCTGGCGGGCCTGTTCCTTTACAAAAACCCCGAAGAAAAAATAACCGACGGCGGATTCGATATTACAGATATTAAGCTGAATGATAATAACGGGGCGAAAATAGATTACCAGGTTTACGACACCCGGATGCAGCTGCATTTGCCACAGACGTTAAAAAGCGGGCAAAAAATAAGCTTCAGTATTCATTACAGCTACCGGTTCCCGGTAAACTATAAGAATGCCGATTTCCAGGTTAACCGGACGGACCTGCTGCAAACCAAAGACGGTAATATTTATGCTGTTGCTCAATGGTACCCAAGGATGTGTGTTTTGGACGATGTTGAAGGATGGAATACCCTACCCTACCTGGGCAACGGTGAATTTTACCTCGACTTTGGCAACTTCAACGTGAACATTACGCTCCCCTCTTCCTATATTGTTGAAGCCTCCGGCGACCTGCTGAACCCGGAGGAGGTTTTAACCCCTGAACAGCTAAAACGCTGGAAACTGGCAAAGGATAGCTCAGAACCTGTTTTTATAAGATCGGCAAAAGAGGTAAAAGATGCAGGCTCAAGGCCGGCGAAGCCTACCTGCACGTGGAAATTTAAAATGGATAACACCAGGGATTTTGCCTGGACGGCCTCAAAATCGTTTATCTGGGAGGCACTGAGTTTTCCGGTTAGCGATGAAAAACGCATTATGGCCTGCTCACTGTACCCGGCTGAGTCGCTAAAGCCTAACAGTTGGGCCCGGTCATCCGAATATGTAAAGTTCACGCTGCAGTATTTCTCAAAAAAATGGCTCACCTATCCTTTTAACAAGGCGGTAAACGTGGCATCAAATCTTGATGGTATGGAGTACCCGGGTATGGTGTTTTGCGCGGCAAAAGATACCGGGAACATGTACTGGGCAGTGGTAAACCACGAATTGGGCCATACCTGGTTCCCGATGGTGGTGGGCAGCAATGAACGCAAGTATGCATGGATGGACGAAGGGTTTAATCTTTTTATGGATAACATGGCAACCAAAGAATTCAACAAAGGCGAATTTATTGGGTACAAAGAAATTGACATTCCGGTAACCGCGCTTTTTGCAGATACGCTGAAACCGATTATTACCCGGCCAGATGCCATACCCGGCAACCAGGTTTATACTATAGAATACCAGAAGGTTGCTTATTTACTGGCACTGTTACGCAACCAGGTGCTTGGAGCCGGGCGTTTTGACCGCGCTTTCAGCCAATACATCCGCAACTGGGCATACAAGCACCCTACCCCGTTTGATTTTTTCAGAAGCATTAACAATTCAACAGGCGAAGACCTTACGTGGTTCTGGAAATCAATGTTTATAGAAAATTTCAAGCTCGATCAAAAAATAACCAGGGTAGAAAACTCTGCTAAAAACAAAACCCGGATCGCTATTGAAAACATGGAAAAAGCAGTCATGCCGCTGGTAGTTGAAATAACCTACGCCAGCGGGCAAAAGGAACTGCGGACCTTCCCTGTCGAAATTTGGGAATATACCCACTCCTATACCTTTACCGCCAACAAAGCTGAACCCGTTACCAAAGTTATTATAGACCCTGAACAGGTTTACCCGGATGTAGACAGGACGAATAATGTTTACCAGGCCAACTAG